A portion of the Camelus ferus isolate YT-003-E chromosome 16, BCGSAC_Cfer_1.0, whole genome shotgun sequence genome contains these proteins:
- the WIPF2 gene encoding WAS/WASL-interacting protein family member 2 isoform X1: MPIPPPPPPPPGPPPPPTFNQANTEPPRLSREEQRGRGALLQDICKGTKLKKVTSINDRSAPILEKPKGSSGGYGSGAAALQPKGGLFQGGVPKLRPVGAKDGSESLAGKPALQVPSSRAAAPRPPVSTASGRPQDDTDNRASLPELPRMQRPSLPDLSRPNTTSSTGMKHSSSAPPPPPPGRRANAPPTPLPMHSNKAPAYNREKPLPPTPGQRLHPGREGPPAPPPVKPPPSPVNIRTGPSSQSLAPPPPPYRQPPGVPNGPSSPTNESAPELPQRHNSLHRKTPGPVRGLAPPPPTSASPSLQSNRPPPPARDPPSRGAAPPPPPPMIRNGARDAPPPPPPYRMHGSDPPSRGKPPPPPSRTPAGPPPPPPPPLRNGHRDSITTVRSFLDDFESKYSFHPVEDFPAPEEYKHFQRIYPSKTNRAARGAPPLPPILR; the protein is encoded by the exons ATGCcaattcctcctccccctccaccacctcccGGTCCTCCGCCACCTCCCACTTTTAATCAG GCAAACACTGAGCCGCCCAGGCTGAGTAGAGAGGAGCAGCGGGGTCGAGGTGCTCTCTTACAGGACATCTGCAAGGGGACCAAGCTGAAGAAGGTGACCAGCATTAATGATCGGAGTGCTCCCATCCTCGAGA AACCCAAAGGAAGCAGTGGTGGTTATGGCTCTGGAGCAGCTGCCCTGCAGCCCAAGGGAGGTCTCTTCCAAGGAGGAGTGCCAAAGCTTCGCCCTGTGGGAGCCAAGGATGGTTCAG AGAGCCTAGCTGGTAAGCCAGCCCTCCAAGTCCCCAGTTCTCGAGCTGCTGCCCCAAGACCTCCAGTGTCCACAGCCAGTGGACGCCCTCAAGATGATACAGACAACCGAGCCTCACTCCCAGAACTGCCCCGGATGCAGAGACCCTCCTTACCGGACCTCTCTCGGCCTAATACCACCAGCAGTACAGGCATGAAGCACAGCTCCTcggcccctcctccacctcccccaggacGGCGTGCCAACGCCCCCCCTACACCTCTGCCTATGCACAGCAACAAAGCCCCGGCCTACAACAGAGAGAAACCCTTGCCGCCCACGCCGGGACAGAGGCTTCACCCTGGTCGAGAGGGACCTCCTGCTCCGCCCCCCGTCAAGCCACCTCCTTCCCCTGTGAATATCCGAACGGGACCAAGTAGCCAgtctctggctcctcctcctccgccttaCCGCCAGCCTCCTGGGGTCCCCAATGGACCCTCCAGTCCCACTAACGAGTCAGCCCCTGAGCTGCCACAGAGACACAATTCTTTGCATAGGAAGACACCAGGGCCTGTCAGAGGCCTCgcgcctcccccacccacctcagcCTCCCCCTCTTTACAGAGTAATaggccacctcccccagcccgAGACCCTCCCAGTCGGGGAGCAG CTCCTCCACCCCCGCCACCCATGATCCGAAATGGTGCCAGGGAtgctccccctccacctcccccgtACCGAATGCATGGGTCAGACCCCCCGAGCCGAGGAAAGCCCCCACCTCCGCCCTCAAGGACGCCAGCTGggccgccccctcctcctccaccgccCCTGAGGAATGGCCACAGAGATTCCATTACCACTGTCCGATCTTTCTTGG ATGATTTTGAGTCAAAGTATTCTTTCCATCCAGTAGAAGATTTTCCTGCTCCAGAAGAGTATAAACACTTTCAGAGAATTTATCCCAGCAAAACAAACCGAG ctgcCCGTGGagccccacctctgccacccaTTCTCAGGTGA
- the WIPF2 gene encoding WAS/WASL-interacting protein family member 2 isoform X2, producing MPIPPPPPPPPGPPPPPTFNQANTEPPRLSREEQRGRGALLQDICKGTKLKKVTSINDRSAPILEKPKGSSGGYGSGAAALQPKGGLFQGGVPKLRPVGAKDGSESLAGKPALQVPSSRAAAPRPPVSTASGRPQDDTDNRASLPELPRMQRPSLPDLSRPNTTSSTGMKHSSSAPPPPPPGRRANAPPTPLPMHSNKAPAYNREKPLPPTPGQRLHPGREGPPAPPPVKPPPSPVNIRTGPSSQSLAPPPPPYRQPPGVPNGPSSPTNESAPELPQRHNSLHRKTPGPVRGLAPPPPTSASPSLQSNRPPPPARDPPSRGAAPPPPPPMIRNGARDAPPPPPPYRMHGSDPPSRGKPPPPPSRTPAGPPPPPPPPLRNGHRDSITTVRSFLAARGAPPLPPILR from the exons ATGCcaattcctcctccccctccaccacctcccGGTCCTCCGCCACCTCCCACTTTTAATCAG GCAAACACTGAGCCGCCCAGGCTGAGTAGAGAGGAGCAGCGGGGTCGAGGTGCTCTCTTACAGGACATCTGCAAGGGGACCAAGCTGAAGAAGGTGACCAGCATTAATGATCGGAGTGCTCCCATCCTCGAGA AACCCAAAGGAAGCAGTGGTGGTTATGGCTCTGGAGCAGCTGCCCTGCAGCCCAAGGGAGGTCTCTTCCAAGGAGGAGTGCCAAAGCTTCGCCCTGTGGGAGCCAAGGATGGTTCAG AGAGCCTAGCTGGTAAGCCAGCCCTCCAAGTCCCCAGTTCTCGAGCTGCTGCCCCAAGACCTCCAGTGTCCACAGCCAGTGGACGCCCTCAAGATGATACAGACAACCGAGCCTCACTCCCAGAACTGCCCCGGATGCAGAGACCCTCCTTACCGGACCTCTCTCGGCCTAATACCACCAGCAGTACAGGCATGAAGCACAGCTCCTcggcccctcctccacctcccccaggacGGCGTGCCAACGCCCCCCCTACACCTCTGCCTATGCACAGCAACAAAGCCCCGGCCTACAACAGAGAGAAACCCTTGCCGCCCACGCCGGGACAGAGGCTTCACCCTGGTCGAGAGGGACCTCCTGCTCCGCCCCCCGTCAAGCCACCTCCTTCCCCTGTGAATATCCGAACGGGACCAAGTAGCCAgtctctggctcctcctcctccgccttaCCGCCAGCCTCCTGGGGTCCCCAATGGACCCTCCAGTCCCACTAACGAGTCAGCCCCTGAGCTGCCACAGAGACACAATTCTTTGCATAGGAAGACACCAGGGCCTGTCAGAGGCCTCgcgcctcccccacccacctcagcCTCCCCCTCTTTACAGAGTAATaggccacctcccccagcccgAGACCCTCCCAGTCGGGGAGCAG CTCCTCCACCCCCGCCACCCATGATCCGAAATGGTGCCAGGGAtgctccccctccacctcccccgtACCGAATGCATGGGTCAGACCCCCCGAGCCGAGGAAAGCCCCCACCTCCGCCCTCAAGGACGCCAGCTGggccgccccctcctcctccaccgccCCTGAGGAATGGCCACAGAGATTCCATTACCACTGTCCGATCTTTCTTGG ctgcCCGTGGagccccacctctgccacccaTTCTCAGGTGA